One window of Pelmatolapia mariae isolate MD_Pm_ZW linkage group LG18, Pm_UMD_F_2, whole genome shotgun sequence genomic DNA carries:
- the LOC134617272 gene encoding uncharacterized protein CXorf38-like, which produces MVRAELAARLNDREYTNWLKAGRCLLILKDGLLPFTDRHMRAFHGDLLNQSAVLRSPCRDSCKPRGNKLSGCKVCSEWQKAILRHHRQPDVTVNWDNCFPPYWRTDHWEVAKAFMPRGQAKVKGADKCDAPALLNLINYCTYFSSVDPKLVREVIRCRNELMHSSEYRVTDDWMQHYWTALNLFVNQFRHVPEMATVGNKIDEMLTLNLSIYVSGLDQMDSGGLGDGLEADFVSHKESGADVGQWEAELLEEMLQELLHAADEDTDSQTQDTERLKSLGGFLQINKDLNERFSAELQTINSLMAKEKGCGGSE; this is translated from the exons ATGGTCCGCGCGGAGCTGGCGGCTCGTCTGAACGACAGAGAGTACACAAACTGGCTGAAAGCGGGACGCTGTCTGCTCATACTGAAGGATGGCCTCCTCCCGTTCACCGACCGACACATGAGGGCTTTCCACGGAGATCTGCTTAATCAAAGCGCTGTGCTCCGGAGCCCGTGCAGGGATTCATGTAAACCGAGAGGGAATAAG CTGTCGGGATGCAAGGTGTGTTCAGAGTGGCAGAAGGCGATCCTGAGACACCACAGGCAGCCTGATGTTACAGTCAACTGGGACAACTGTTTCCCTCCATACTGGAGGACAGACCACTGGGAGGTGGCAAAG gccTTCATGCCACGAGGTCAGGCGAAGGTAAAGGGCGCGGATAAATGCGACGCCCCTGCTCTGCTTAACCTGATCAACTACTGCACGTATTTCTCATCCGTGGATCCAAAACTGGTCAGAGAG GTGATCCGATGCAGGAATGAGCTGATGCATTCTTCTGAGTACCGTGTGACAGATGATTGGATGCAACACTACTGGACCGCTCTGAACCTCTTTGTGAATCAGTTCAGACACGTACCCGAGATGGCAACAGTTGGAAACAAAATAGACGAG atgCTGACCCTCAATTTGTCAATATATGTGTCTGGTTTGGATCAAATGGATTCTGGTGGCTTGGGCGATGGATTAGAGGCTGATTTTGTCAGCCATAAGGAGTCGGGTGCTGATGTCGGCCAATGGGAAGCTGAGTTGCTAGAAGAGATGCTGCAGGAGCTGCTGCATGCTGCTGATGAGGATACTGATAGCCAGACACAG GACACAGAGCGGCTGAAGAGTCTGGGAGGGTTCCTGCAAATCAACAAAGATCTTAATGAGAGGTTCTCTGCAGAGCTGCAAACCATCAACTCTCTAATGGCCAAAGAAAAAGGATGCGGAGGAAGTGAATGA